From Chaetodon trifascialis isolate fChaTrf1 chromosome 1, fChaTrf1.hap1, whole genome shotgun sequence, one genomic window encodes:
- the LOC139331463 gene encoding SKI family transcriptional corepressor 1 homolog-B-like isoform X1, translating to MESMPGQLRDAGRDASSSPSSKQDAQSFSSPNSLKPNQVSETSLYGVPIVSLVIDGRERLCLAQISNTLLKNYSYNEIHNRRVALGITCVQCTPVQLELLRRAGAMPISSRRCGMITKREAERLCKSFLGAHSPPKLPENFAFDVSHECAWGCRGSFIPARYNSSRAKCIKCSFCNMYFSPNKFIFHSHRTTDSKYLQPDAANFNSWRRHLKLTDTKSEDINHAWEDVKAMFNGGSRKRTLPMNGSGMSSSMKSPASSSLTQTSSPEIPHKSLRCDEDQGNNNLSLASGARTYPVIPVPSKSFGMLQKIPPPLFPHHPYGFPSYGLCPKKSDGVPDANKTSVPGVFWPGAKDNLYPAFPMFWPTAGGLPMPPYPGSPPKPPPELPGVRQGELDLSDQSDRGANTPKDSNHHPHHQQDAGERCSSSQSSSTRNDEDKSGDETSQRKISYISAFRPVVKDAETIAKLYGNRDGYSVRAGYLSPDFISESSSYRSISPDRDSVVDDDDDDPDVDVESNRGQEEDEPIQISMEGDRHDSPVQDRVSSGAEESQEQPDASSPGAAAAAASPDDSAHTGSSDEDRRMRNGSPLHEVYAHEKDEPSTFGSKQTSRSNGVHHVSEIQNQRSATCQQEQKDRQADGALRIDISVHERNLENMAKEELQKQLVEQVELRKKLEREFQHLKDNFQDQMKRELSYREEMVQQLQIVRDTLCSELDQERKARYAIQQKLKEAHDALHHFSCKMLTPRQCTGACTFKPPLLPP from the exons ATGGAGTCGATGCCCGGACAGCTTCGAGACGCGGGACGAGACGCCAGCTCTTCCCCCAGTTCAAAGCAGGACGCACAGAGCTTCTCCAGCCCCAACTCCCTCAAACCAAACCAAGTGAGTGAGACCTCGCTGTATGGGGTTCCCATCGTGAGTCTGGTCATAGACGGCAGGGAGAGACTCTGCCTGGCGCAGATCTCTAACACCCTGCTGAAAAACTACAGCTACAACGAGATACATAACCGCCGGGTCGCTTTGGGCATCACTTGCGTGCAGTGCACCCCTGTCCAGCTGGAGCTCCTGCGGCGCGCCGGGGCCATGCCCATCTCCTCCAGGCGCTGTGGCATGATAACCAAAAGGGAGGCCGAGAGGCTCTGCAAGTCCTTCCTGGGAGCGCACAGCCCCCCAAAGCTGCCAGAAAATTTCGCATTTGATGTGTCTCATGAATGCGCCTGGGGCTGCAGGGGCAGCTTTATACCCGCCAGATACAACAGCTCCAGAGCAAAGTGCATCAAGTGCAGCTTCTGCAACATGTATTTCTCCCCAAATAAATTCATTTTCCACTCCCATCGCACCACAGACTCCAAGTATCTGCAGCCGGACGCGGCCAACTTCAATTCGTGGAGACGCCACCTGAAACTGACGGACACAAAATCTGAGGACATTAACCACGCGTGGGAGGATGTAAAGGCCATGTTCAACGGGGGGAGCAGAAAGAGGACCCTGCCCATGAACGGGTCGGGAATGTCCTCTTCGATGAAGTCGCCGGCCTCGTCCAGCCTGACCCAGACCAGTTCCCCTGAGATCCCTCACAAATCTTTGAGGTGCGACGAGGATCAAGGGAATAATAACCTGAGTTTGGCGAGCGGCGCTCGGACCTACCCAGTCATCCCAGTGCCTAGCAAGAGCTTTGGCATGCTTCAGAAAATCCCCCCACCTCTCTTCCCCCACCACCCCTATGGCTTCCCCAGCTATGGGCTGTGTCCGAAAAAGAGCGACGGTGTGCCAGATGCGAACAAAACCAGTGTCCCCGGTGTGTTTTGGCCTGGCGCAAAGGACAACCTCTACCCTGCTTTCCCTATGTTTTGGCCTACTGCTGGAGGCCTACCCATGCCCCCCTACCCGGGGTCTCCACCCAAACCTCCCCCAGAGCTGCCAGGCGTCCGGCAGGGCGAGCTTGACTTATCGGACCAAAGTGACCGGGGCGCAAACACACCCAAAGACAGCAACCACCATCCTCATCACCAGCAGGACGCCGGAGAGCGCTGCTCCAGCTCCCAGTCCTCCTCCACCAGGAACGACGAGGACAAGTCTGGGGACGAGACGTCTCAGAGGAAAATCAGCTACATTTCGGCCTTCAGACCTGTAGTTAAAGACGCGGAGACCATCGCCAAACTCTACGGCAACCGGGACGGCTACAGCGTGCGCGCTGGCTACCTGTCCCCGGATTTTATCAGCGAGAGCTCCAGTTACAGATCGATATCACCGGACAGGGACAGCGTGGtggacgacgacgacgacgaccCAGACGTGGATGTGGAGTCCAACCGTGGGCAAGAAGAGGATGAGCCGATCCAGATCTCAATGGAAGGAGACCGCCACGACTCCCCCGTTCAGGACCGGGTCTCCTCTGGTGCTGAGGAGAGCCAGGAGCAGCCTGATGCCTCCAGCCccggagcagcagcagcagcagcttcgcCGGATGACTCCGCGCACACTGGGTCATCAGATGAGGACAGACGGATGCGTAATGGCTCTCCTCTTCATGAA GTGTACGCCCATGAAAAGGACGAGCCCTCGACGTTTGGGTCGAAACAAACGAGCAGATCCAACG GTGTTCATCACGTTTCTGAAATACAGAACCAGCGCAGTGCAACATGCCAGCAGGAGCAGAAGGACAGACAAG cCGATGGAGCTTTACGCATCGACATCAGCGTGCATGAAAGAAATCTGGAGAACATGGCCAAAG AAGAATTGCAGAAGCAGCTTGTGGAGCAAGTTGAGCTGAGGAAAAAACTGGAGAGAGAATTTCAGCATTTAAAAG ATAATTTTCAGGATCAAATGAAGCGTGAGCTGTCCTACAGAGAGGAAAtggtccagcagctgcagattgTTCGAG ACACTTTGTGCAGCGAGTTGGACCAAGAGAGAAAGGCTCGTTATGCAATACAGCAGAAGCTGAAAG
- the LOC139331463 gene encoding SKI family transcriptional corepressor 1 homolog-B-like isoform X3: MESMPGQLRDAGRDASSSPSSKQDAQSFSSPNSLKPNQVSETSLYGVPIVSLVIDGRERLCLAQISNTLLKNYSYNEIHNRRVALGITCVQCTPVQLELLRRAGAMPISSRRCGMITKREAERLCKSFLGAHSPPKLPENFAFDVSHECAWGCRGSFIPARYNSSRAKCIKCSFCNMYFSPNKFIFHSHRTTDSKYLQPDAANFNSWRRHLKLTDTKSEDINHAWEDVKAMFNGGSRKRTLPMNGSGMSSSMKSPASSSLTQTSSPEIPHKSLRCDEDQGNNNLSLASGARTYPVIPVPSKSFGMLQKIPPPLFPHHPYGFPSYGLCPKKSDGVPDANKTSVPGVFWPGAKDNLYPAFPMFWPTAGGLPMPPYPGSPPKPPPELPGVRQGELDLSDQSDRGANTPKDSNHHPHHQQDAGERCSSSQSSSTRNDEDKSGDETSQRKISYISAFRPVVKDAETIAKLYGNRDGYSVRAGYLSPDFISESSSYRSISPDRDSVVDDDDDDPDVDVESNRGQEEDEPIQISMEGDRHDSPVQDRVSSGAEESQEQPDASSPGAAAAAASPDDSAHTGSSDEDRRMRNGSPLHEVYAHEKDEPSTFGSKQTSRSNGVHHVSEIQNQRSATCQQEQKDRQADGALRIDISVHERNLENMAKEELQKQLVEQVELRKKLEREFQHLKDNFQDQMKRELSYREEMVQQLQIVRAHDALHHFSCKMLTPRQCTGACTFKPPLLPP, translated from the exons ATGGAGTCGATGCCCGGACAGCTTCGAGACGCGGGACGAGACGCCAGCTCTTCCCCCAGTTCAAAGCAGGACGCACAGAGCTTCTCCAGCCCCAACTCCCTCAAACCAAACCAAGTGAGTGAGACCTCGCTGTATGGGGTTCCCATCGTGAGTCTGGTCATAGACGGCAGGGAGAGACTCTGCCTGGCGCAGATCTCTAACACCCTGCTGAAAAACTACAGCTACAACGAGATACATAACCGCCGGGTCGCTTTGGGCATCACTTGCGTGCAGTGCACCCCTGTCCAGCTGGAGCTCCTGCGGCGCGCCGGGGCCATGCCCATCTCCTCCAGGCGCTGTGGCATGATAACCAAAAGGGAGGCCGAGAGGCTCTGCAAGTCCTTCCTGGGAGCGCACAGCCCCCCAAAGCTGCCAGAAAATTTCGCATTTGATGTGTCTCATGAATGCGCCTGGGGCTGCAGGGGCAGCTTTATACCCGCCAGATACAACAGCTCCAGAGCAAAGTGCATCAAGTGCAGCTTCTGCAACATGTATTTCTCCCCAAATAAATTCATTTTCCACTCCCATCGCACCACAGACTCCAAGTATCTGCAGCCGGACGCGGCCAACTTCAATTCGTGGAGACGCCACCTGAAACTGACGGACACAAAATCTGAGGACATTAACCACGCGTGGGAGGATGTAAAGGCCATGTTCAACGGGGGGAGCAGAAAGAGGACCCTGCCCATGAACGGGTCGGGAATGTCCTCTTCGATGAAGTCGCCGGCCTCGTCCAGCCTGACCCAGACCAGTTCCCCTGAGATCCCTCACAAATCTTTGAGGTGCGACGAGGATCAAGGGAATAATAACCTGAGTTTGGCGAGCGGCGCTCGGACCTACCCAGTCATCCCAGTGCCTAGCAAGAGCTTTGGCATGCTTCAGAAAATCCCCCCACCTCTCTTCCCCCACCACCCCTATGGCTTCCCCAGCTATGGGCTGTGTCCGAAAAAGAGCGACGGTGTGCCAGATGCGAACAAAACCAGTGTCCCCGGTGTGTTTTGGCCTGGCGCAAAGGACAACCTCTACCCTGCTTTCCCTATGTTTTGGCCTACTGCTGGAGGCCTACCCATGCCCCCCTACCCGGGGTCTCCACCCAAACCTCCCCCAGAGCTGCCAGGCGTCCGGCAGGGCGAGCTTGACTTATCGGACCAAAGTGACCGGGGCGCAAACACACCCAAAGACAGCAACCACCATCCTCATCACCAGCAGGACGCCGGAGAGCGCTGCTCCAGCTCCCAGTCCTCCTCCACCAGGAACGACGAGGACAAGTCTGGGGACGAGACGTCTCAGAGGAAAATCAGCTACATTTCGGCCTTCAGACCTGTAGTTAAAGACGCGGAGACCATCGCCAAACTCTACGGCAACCGGGACGGCTACAGCGTGCGCGCTGGCTACCTGTCCCCGGATTTTATCAGCGAGAGCTCCAGTTACAGATCGATATCACCGGACAGGGACAGCGTGGtggacgacgacgacgacgaccCAGACGTGGATGTGGAGTCCAACCGTGGGCAAGAAGAGGATGAGCCGATCCAGATCTCAATGGAAGGAGACCGCCACGACTCCCCCGTTCAGGACCGGGTCTCCTCTGGTGCTGAGGAGAGCCAGGAGCAGCCTGATGCCTCCAGCCccggagcagcagcagcagcagcttcgcCGGATGACTCCGCGCACACTGGGTCATCAGATGAGGACAGACGGATGCGTAATGGCTCTCCTCTTCATGAA GTGTACGCCCATGAAAAGGACGAGCCCTCGACGTTTGGGTCGAAACAAACGAGCAGATCCAACG GTGTTCATCACGTTTCTGAAATACAGAACCAGCGCAGTGCAACATGCCAGCAGGAGCAGAAGGACAGACAAG cCGATGGAGCTTTACGCATCGACATCAGCGTGCATGAAAGAAATCTGGAGAACATGGCCAAAG AAGAATTGCAGAAGCAGCTTGTGGAGCAAGTTGAGCTGAGGAAAAAACTGGAGAGAGAATTTCAGCATTTAAAAG ATAATTTTCAGGATCAAATGAAGCGTGAGCTGTCCTACAGAGAGGAAAtggtccagcagctgcagattgTTCGAG
- the LOC139331463 gene encoding SKI family transcriptional corepressor 1 homolog-B-like isoform X2 gives MESMPGQLRDAGRDASSSPSSKQDAQSFSSPNSLKPNQVSETSLYGVPIVSLVIDGRERLCLAQISNTLLKNYSYNEIHNRRVALGITCVQCTPVQLELLRRAGAMPISSRRCGMITKREAERLCKSFLGAHSPPKLPENFAFDVSHECAWGCRGSFIPARYNSSRAKCIKCSFCNMYFSPNKFIFHSHRTTDSKYLQPDAANFNSWRRHLKLTDTKSEDINHAWEDVKAMFNGGSRKRTLPMNGSGMSSSMKSPASSSLTQTSSPEIPHKSLRCDEDQGNNNLSLASGARTYPVIPVPSKSFGMLQKIPPPLFPHHPYGFPSYGLCPKKSDGVPDANKTSVPGVFWPGAKDNLYPAFPMFWPTAGGLPMPPYPGSPPKPPPELPGVRQGELDLSDQSDRGANTPKDSNHHPHHQQDAGERCSSSQSSSTRNDEDKSGDETSQRKISYISAFRPVVKDAETIAKLYGNRDGYSVRAGYLSPDFISESSSYRSISPDRDSVVDDDDDDPDVDVESNRGQEEDEPIQISMEGDRHDSPVQDRVSSGAEESQEQPDASSPGAAAAAASPDDSAHTGSSDEDRRMRNGSPLHEVYAHEKDEPSTFGSKQTSRSNGVHHVSEIQNQRSATCQQEQKDRQADGALRIDISVHERNLENMAKEELQKQLVEQVELRKKLEREFQHLKDNFQDQMKRELSYREEMVQQLQIVREAHDALHHFSCKMLTPRQCTGACTFKPPLLPP, from the exons ATGGAGTCGATGCCCGGACAGCTTCGAGACGCGGGACGAGACGCCAGCTCTTCCCCCAGTTCAAAGCAGGACGCACAGAGCTTCTCCAGCCCCAACTCCCTCAAACCAAACCAAGTGAGTGAGACCTCGCTGTATGGGGTTCCCATCGTGAGTCTGGTCATAGACGGCAGGGAGAGACTCTGCCTGGCGCAGATCTCTAACACCCTGCTGAAAAACTACAGCTACAACGAGATACATAACCGCCGGGTCGCTTTGGGCATCACTTGCGTGCAGTGCACCCCTGTCCAGCTGGAGCTCCTGCGGCGCGCCGGGGCCATGCCCATCTCCTCCAGGCGCTGTGGCATGATAACCAAAAGGGAGGCCGAGAGGCTCTGCAAGTCCTTCCTGGGAGCGCACAGCCCCCCAAAGCTGCCAGAAAATTTCGCATTTGATGTGTCTCATGAATGCGCCTGGGGCTGCAGGGGCAGCTTTATACCCGCCAGATACAACAGCTCCAGAGCAAAGTGCATCAAGTGCAGCTTCTGCAACATGTATTTCTCCCCAAATAAATTCATTTTCCACTCCCATCGCACCACAGACTCCAAGTATCTGCAGCCGGACGCGGCCAACTTCAATTCGTGGAGACGCCACCTGAAACTGACGGACACAAAATCTGAGGACATTAACCACGCGTGGGAGGATGTAAAGGCCATGTTCAACGGGGGGAGCAGAAAGAGGACCCTGCCCATGAACGGGTCGGGAATGTCCTCTTCGATGAAGTCGCCGGCCTCGTCCAGCCTGACCCAGACCAGTTCCCCTGAGATCCCTCACAAATCTTTGAGGTGCGACGAGGATCAAGGGAATAATAACCTGAGTTTGGCGAGCGGCGCTCGGACCTACCCAGTCATCCCAGTGCCTAGCAAGAGCTTTGGCATGCTTCAGAAAATCCCCCCACCTCTCTTCCCCCACCACCCCTATGGCTTCCCCAGCTATGGGCTGTGTCCGAAAAAGAGCGACGGTGTGCCAGATGCGAACAAAACCAGTGTCCCCGGTGTGTTTTGGCCTGGCGCAAAGGACAACCTCTACCCTGCTTTCCCTATGTTTTGGCCTACTGCTGGAGGCCTACCCATGCCCCCCTACCCGGGGTCTCCACCCAAACCTCCCCCAGAGCTGCCAGGCGTCCGGCAGGGCGAGCTTGACTTATCGGACCAAAGTGACCGGGGCGCAAACACACCCAAAGACAGCAACCACCATCCTCATCACCAGCAGGACGCCGGAGAGCGCTGCTCCAGCTCCCAGTCCTCCTCCACCAGGAACGACGAGGACAAGTCTGGGGACGAGACGTCTCAGAGGAAAATCAGCTACATTTCGGCCTTCAGACCTGTAGTTAAAGACGCGGAGACCATCGCCAAACTCTACGGCAACCGGGACGGCTACAGCGTGCGCGCTGGCTACCTGTCCCCGGATTTTATCAGCGAGAGCTCCAGTTACAGATCGATATCACCGGACAGGGACAGCGTGGtggacgacgacgacgacgaccCAGACGTGGATGTGGAGTCCAACCGTGGGCAAGAAGAGGATGAGCCGATCCAGATCTCAATGGAAGGAGACCGCCACGACTCCCCCGTTCAGGACCGGGTCTCCTCTGGTGCTGAGGAGAGCCAGGAGCAGCCTGATGCCTCCAGCCccggagcagcagcagcagcagcttcgcCGGATGACTCCGCGCACACTGGGTCATCAGATGAGGACAGACGGATGCGTAATGGCTCTCCTCTTCATGAA GTGTACGCCCATGAAAAGGACGAGCCCTCGACGTTTGGGTCGAAACAAACGAGCAGATCCAACG GTGTTCATCACGTTTCTGAAATACAGAACCAGCGCAGTGCAACATGCCAGCAGGAGCAGAAGGACAGACAAG cCGATGGAGCTTTACGCATCGACATCAGCGTGCATGAAAGAAATCTGGAGAACATGGCCAAAG AAGAATTGCAGAAGCAGCTTGTGGAGCAAGTTGAGCTGAGGAAAAAACTGGAGAGAGAATTTCAGCATTTAAAAG ATAATTTTCAGGATCAAATGAAGCGTGAGCTGTCCTACAGAGAGGAAAtggtccagcagctgcagattgTTCGAG